One window from the genome of Parasteatoda tepidariorum isolate YZ-2023 chromosome 8, CAS_Ptep_4.0, whole genome shotgun sequence encodes:
- the LOC107437226 gene encoding L-threonine 3-dehydrogenase isoform X1: MAAGATGVRVVFFGSHKQPSYVVETFISPKKDQLKEGEILVKILISTICSSDIHSIDGRREVKAPCVLGHEGVGEVIFSKRNRDDVRVGDRVAFTMYNSCQSCVMCKSEMQECCSCATKYGTLSLNDGTGLNGCFATHMVLRARTDVVPVPLNVSDIIASPANCALSTMVHAISFASSTTKLKQSVAIIQGANLMGLYGCALLHEAGFIKVFCHDVSRERLRLVPRFGGIPVLVERDYDHNNNHELSGIADLIINVCSTWDVIPYALHALCHRGVYLFVGTTHVEHASININVILKKCVTIKGIEGYQVDHLQKAMEFLSKTVHKYPYELLTSSPYNLQDFHSAIVCARTKRYYRTAVRP, encoded by the exons ATGGCGGCTGGCGCAACAGGTGTCCGTGTTGTATTTTTTGGTTCTCATAAACAACCAAGCTACGttgttgaaacatttatttcaccAAAGAAAGACCAACTTAAAGAAGGTGaaatattggtaaaaattttaatatctacaATATGTTCTTCTGATATTCATAGTATAGATGGTAGAAGAGAAGTTAAAGCACCTTg tgttttagGTCATGAAGGTGTTGGAGAGgtaattttttcgaaaagaaaCCGTGATGATGTTCGAGTTGGTGATAGAGTTGCATTTACTATGTACAATAGCTGTCAGTCATGTGTAATGTGCAAATCAGAAATGCAAGAATGTTGTTCATGTGCAACAAag tatggAACATTAAGTTTAAATGATGGAACTGGATTAAATGGTTGTTTTGCTACTCACATGGTTCTCAGAGCAAGGACAGACGTTGTTCCAGTCCCTTTAAATGTCTCTGATATAATTGCTAGTCCTGCTAATTGTGCTTTATCAACAATGGTTCATGCAATAAGCTTTGCCTCATCTACAACTAAGCTTAAACAATCTGTTGCCATTATTCAA ggTGCTAATTTAATGGGGCTTTATGGATGTGCTCTGCTTCATGAAGCCGGTTTTATTAAAGTCTTTTGCCATGATGTGAGCCGAGAACGCCTAAGATTAGTTCCAAGATTCGGTGGTATTCCAGTTTTAGTTGAGCgagattatg atcataataataatcatgAGCTATCTGGAATTGCAGATCTTATTATTAACGTGTGCAGTACATGGGATGTTATTCCTTATGCCTTACATGCATTATGCCACAGAGGAGTGTATCTTTTTGTTGGAACCACTCATGTTGAACATGCTTCAATTAACATAAatgtaattctaaaaaaatgtgttacaaTTAAAG GTATAGAAGGTTATCAAGTTGACCATCTACAAAAAGCAATGGAATTTTTGTCGAAAACAGTCCACAAGTATCCATATGAATTGTTGACTAGTTCACCATATAACCTTCAAGACTTTCACTCCGCCATTGTTTGTGCTCGTACCAAAAGATATTATAGAACAGCTGTAAGACCTTAA
- the LOC107437226 gene encoding L-threonine 3-dehydrogenase isoform X2: MAAGATGVRVVFFGSHKQPSYVVETFISPKKDQLKEGEILVKILISTICSSDIHSIDGRREVKAPCVLGHEGVGEVIFSKRNRDDVRVGDRVAFTMYNSCQSCVMCKSEMQECCSCATKYGTLSLNDGTGLNGCFATHMVLRARTDVVPVPLNVSDIIASPANCALSTMVHAISFASSTTKLKQSVAIIQGANLMGLYGCALLHEAGFIKVFCHDVSRERLRLVPRFGGIPVLVERDYDLIINVCSTWDVIPYALHALCHRGVYLFVGTTHVEHASININVILKKCVTIKGIEGYQVDHLQKAMEFLSKTVHKYPYELLTSSPYNLQDFHSAIVCARTKRYYRTAVRP; encoded by the exons ATGGCGGCTGGCGCAACAGGTGTCCGTGTTGTATTTTTTGGTTCTCATAAACAACCAAGCTACGttgttgaaacatttatttcaccAAAGAAAGACCAACTTAAAGAAGGTGaaatattggtaaaaattttaatatctacaATATGTTCTTCTGATATTCATAGTATAGATGGTAGAAGAGAAGTTAAAGCACCTTg tgttttagGTCATGAAGGTGTTGGAGAGgtaattttttcgaaaagaaaCCGTGATGATGTTCGAGTTGGTGATAGAGTTGCATTTACTATGTACAATAGCTGTCAGTCATGTGTAATGTGCAAATCAGAAATGCAAGAATGTTGTTCATGTGCAACAAag tatggAACATTAAGTTTAAATGATGGAACTGGATTAAATGGTTGTTTTGCTACTCACATGGTTCTCAGAGCAAGGACAGACGTTGTTCCAGTCCCTTTAAATGTCTCTGATATAATTGCTAGTCCTGCTAATTGTGCTTTATCAACAATGGTTCATGCAATAAGCTTTGCCTCATCTACAACTAAGCTTAAACAATCTGTTGCCATTATTCAA ggTGCTAATTTAATGGGGCTTTATGGATGTGCTCTGCTTCATGAAGCCGGTTTTATTAAAGTCTTTTGCCATGATGTGAGCCGAGAACGCCTAAGATTAGTTCCAAGATTCGGTGGTATTCCAGTTTTAGTTGAGCgagattatg ATCTTATTATTAACGTGTGCAGTACATGGGATGTTATTCCTTATGCCTTACATGCATTATGCCACAGAGGAGTGTATCTTTTTGTTGGAACCACTCATGTTGAACATGCTTCAATTAACATAAatgtaattctaaaaaaatgtgttacaaTTAAAG GTATAGAAGGTTATCAAGTTGACCATCTACAAAAAGCAATGGAATTTTTGTCGAAAACAGTCCACAAGTATCCATATGAATTGTTGACTAGTTCACCATATAACCTTCAAGACTTTCACTCCGCCATTGTTTGTGCTCGTACCAAAAGATATTATAGAACAGCTGTAAGACCTTAA